In Herpetosiphonaceae bacterium, a single genomic region encodes these proteins:
- a CDS encoding DNA/RNA non-specific endonuclease yields the protein MLNVRARIIGIALAALMLAGAASSARAHTDPAVNLTLGNPSGATSSTANETNYLIQRPQYALSYHRYNGIPNWVSWHLDAGDLGGAPRSDFQPDNSLPSGWYRVQPGDYTGSGYDRGHMTPSGDRTLTTTDNQATFLMTNIIPQAPDNNQGPWNALENYCRDLVRAGNELYIISGGDESLGTLAGGKIRIPGFTWKVIVVLPEGSNDLARVNTSTRVIAVSMPNKQGIRYNDWRQYRYSVDQVEYWTGYNFLSNVSSSIQSVIEARVDTQ from the coding sequence ATGCTCAACGTTCGCGCTCGTATCATTGGAATCGCCCTCGCCGCGCTCATGCTCGCCGGTGCCGCATCCAGCGCCCGCGCCCACACCGATCCCGCCGTTAACCTCACGCTCGGCAACCCCAGCGGTGCTACCAGCAGCACCGCGAATGAAACCAACTACCTGATCCAGCGTCCGCAGTACGCGCTGTCGTACCATCGCTACAACGGGATTCCAAACTGGGTAAGCTGGCACCTGGATGCCGGAGATCTCGGCGGCGCACCGCGCAGCGACTTCCAGCCCGACAACTCGCTGCCCAGCGGGTGGTATCGCGTACAGCCCGGCGATTACACCGGCAGCGGCTATGATCGCGGCCATATGACTCCCTCCGGCGACCGCACGCTCACGACGACCGACAACCAGGCCACGTTTTTGATGACCAACATTATTCCGCAGGCACCCGATAACAACCAGGGGCCGTGGAACGCGCTGGAGAACTACTGCCGCGATCTGGTGCGCGCCGGTAACGAGCTGTATATCATCAGCGGCGGCGACGAATCGCTTGGCACGCTCGCCGGTGGCAAGATTCGCATTCCCGGCTTTACCTGGAAGGTGATCGTCGTGTTGCCGGAGGGTAGCAACGATCTGGCGCGCGTCAATACTTCAACGCGCGTGATTGCCGTGAGCATGCCCAACAAGCAGGGCATTCGCTACAACGACTGGCGGCAATATCGCTACAGCGTGGATCAGGTCGAGTACTGGACAGGCTATAACTTCCTGTCGAATGTCTCGTCCAGCATCCAGAGCGTGATCGAGGCGCGCGTCGATACGCAGTAG
- a CDS encoding enoyl-CoA hydratase-related protein: MTDTLLTSHRDGVTTFTINRPHVRNAVDAPTMIALRQGIEACESDGTRVIVITGAHGSFSSGTDIAVALQPGVTPEAAQEILTGAYGPTLLAIRSSSWPVIAAVDGMAAGLGCDIALACDLRLVSERGAFAELFIRVGLVPDGGGTYTLPRLVGVGRALEMMWTGRTVEADEALQIGLANARFPTETFTDEVQRYAARIAQQAPLALTRGKRAVQAALDGTYAEALQREAQYQREIFASEDGWEGFRAFAEKRRPVWKGK, translated from the coding sequence ATGACCGACACCTTGTTGACCTCGCATCGCGATGGCGTCACGACCTTTACGATCAATCGCCCGCATGTCCGTAACGCCGTCGATGCGCCCACAATGATCGCGCTGCGGCAGGGCATCGAAGCGTGCGAGAGCGACGGCACGCGCGTGATCGTTATCACCGGAGCGCACGGCTCGTTCTCATCCGGCACCGACATCGCGGTAGCACTTCAGCCCGGCGTCACTCCCGAGGCAGCCCAGGAGATTCTGACCGGAGCATACGGGCCGACGCTGCTGGCAATCCGCAGCTCATCGTGGCCGGTGATCGCCGCCGTGGACGGCATGGCCGCCGGGCTGGGCTGCGACATTGCGCTCGCGTGCGACCTGCGGCTGGTTTCCGAGCGCGGCGCGTTCGCCGAGCTATTCATCCGTGTAGGACTGGTGCCCGACGGCGGCGGCACCTACACGCTGCCGCGTCTTGTGGGCGTAGGCCGCGCGCTCGAAATGATGTGGACGGGACGGACTGTGGAGGCCGACGAGGCGTTGCAGATCGGGCTTGCCAATGCGCGCTTCCCGACGGAGACATTCACGGACGAGGTGCAGCGGTATGCTGCCCGAATCGCCCAGCAAGCGCCGCTGGCGCTGACGCGCGGCAAGCGCGCGGTCCAGGCTGCGCTCGACGGAACGTACGCGGAGGCGCTCCAGCGCGAGGCGCAGTACCAGCGCGAGATCTTTGCCAGCGAGGATGGATGGGAAGGATTCCGCGCCTTTGCCGAGAAGCGCAGGCCGGTGTGGAAGGGGAAGTAA